From Elaeis guineensis isolate ETL-2024a chromosome 16, EG11, whole genome shotgun sequence, a single genomic window includes:
- the LOC105059106 gene encoding OVARIAN TUMOR DOMAIN-containing deubiquitinating enzyme 12 isoform X1 — MIMYEQDSEVLHWGLDILHDDPFSNFGYCGGTTQHDASFYGSSYAREGNIGTTGYTAIENDEIIAHALQEEFSRLAVAEATGPSHSDEEHLQASVLAQDWFGPSMRNYSSGNECGQQEADEMESPSSCSSPGEYSYEGVEWPLEPTDDFSDIDGEVGKRLNQMVSIPHVPRINGEIPSVDEATSDHQRLIDRLRLYDLVELKVQGDGNCQFRALSDQFYRTPEHHKFVRQQVVNQLESHPEIYEGYVPMAYGDYLKKISKSGEWGDHVTLQAAADSYGVKIFVITSFKDTCYIEILPNVQKSKRVMFLSFWAEVHYNSIYPEGDPPTSETKKKRRWWHFGNKY; from the exons ATGATTATGTACGAGCAAGATTCTGAAGTTCTCCACTGGGGTCTTGATATCCTTCATGATGATCCATTTTCAAACTTTGGATATTGTGGAGGAACTACTCAACATGATGCCAGCTTTTATGGTAGTAGTTATGCCAGAGAAGGTAATATTGGCACAACAGGCTATACTGCTATAGAGAATGATGAGATTATTGCTCATGCTCTTCAAGAAGAATTTTCGCGGCTTGCTGTTGCAGAAGCAACTGGACCTTCACATTCGGATGAAGAACATCTGCAAGCATCTGTTCTGGCACAAGATTGGTTTGGTCCATCAATGAGGAATTATAGTTCAG GGAATGAATGTGGTCAGCAGGAGGCAGATGAGATGGAATCTCCCAGTTCATGTTCGAGTCCTGGGGAATACTCATATGAAGGGGTGGAATGGCCATTAGAACCCACAGATGACTTTTCTGACATAGATGGTGAAGTAGGCAAGAGGTTGAATCAGATGGTTTCCATTCCT CATGTTCCTAGAATTAATGGAGAAATTCCTTCTGTTGATGAAGCTACTTCAGATCATCAAAGGCTTATAGATAG ATTGCGGCTCTATGATTTGGTTGAGCTCAAGGTTCAAGGAGATGGTAACTGTCAG TTTCGAGCTCTGTCTGATCAATTTTATCGTACCCCTGAGCACCACAAGTTTGTGAGGCAGCAAGTTGTTAATCAG cTTGAGTCTCACCCTGAGATCTATGAGGGATATGTTCCCATGGCGTATGGTGACTatttgaaaaagatttcaaa GAGCGGGGAATGGGGTGATCATGTCACCTTACAGGCTGCTGCGGATTCA TATGGCGTAAAAATTTTTGTCATAACATCATTCAAGGATACTTGCTATATTGAGATTCTGCCAAATGTTCAGAAATCTAAACGAG TAATGTTTTTGAGCTTTTGGGCTGAGGTGCATTACAATTCGATTTATCCTGAAGGGG ATCCACCAACATCAGAAACCAAGAAGAAGAGAAGGTGGTGGCACTTTGGAAACAAGTACTAG
- the LOC105059106 gene encoding OVARIAN TUMOR DOMAIN-containing deubiquitinating enzyme 12 isoform X2 codes for MIMYEQDSEVLHWGLDILHDDPFSNFGYCGGTTQHDASFYGSSYAREEATGPSHSDEEHLQASVLAQDWFGPSMRNYSSGNECGQQEADEMESPSSCSSPGEYSYEGVEWPLEPTDDFSDIDGEVGKRLNQMVSIPHVPRINGEIPSVDEATSDHQRLIDRLRLYDLVELKVQGDGNCQFRALSDQFYRTPEHHKFVRQQVVNQLESHPEIYEGYVPMAYGDYLKKISKSGEWGDHVTLQAAADSYGVKIFVITSFKDTCYIEILPNVQKSKRVMFLSFWAEVHYNSIYPEGDPPTSETKKKRRWWHFGNKY; via the exons ATGATTATGTACGAGCAAGATTCTGAAGTTCTCCACTGGGGTCTTGATATCCTTCATGATGATCCATTTTCAAACTTTGGATATTGTGGAGGAACTACTCAACATGATGCCAGCTTTTATGGTAGTAGTTATGCCAGAGAAG AAGCAACTGGACCTTCACATTCGGATGAAGAACATCTGCAAGCATCTGTTCTGGCACAAGATTGGTTTGGTCCATCAATGAGGAATTATAGTTCAG GGAATGAATGTGGTCAGCAGGAGGCAGATGAGATGGAATCTCCCAGTTCATGTTCGAGTCCTGGGGAATACTCATATGAAGGGGTGGAATGGCCATTAGAACCCACAGATGACTTTTCTGACATAGATGGTGAAGTAGGCAAGAGGTTGAATCAGATGGTTTCCATTCCT CATGTTCCTAGAATTAATGGAGAAATTCCTTCTGTTGATGAAGCTACTTCAGATCATCAAAGGCTTATAGATAG ATTGCGGCTCTATGATTTGGTTGAGCTCAAGGTTCAAGGAGATGGTAACTGTCAG TTTCGAGCTCTGTCTGATCAATTTTATCGTACCCCTGAGCACCACAAGTTTGTGAGGCAGCAAGTTGTTAATCAG cTTGAGTCTCACCCTGAGATCTATGAGGGATATGTTCCCATGGCGTATGGTGACTatttgaaaaagatttcaaa GAGCGGGGAATGGGGTGATCATGTCACCTTACAGGCTGCTGCGGATTCA TATGGCGTAAAAATTTTTGTCATAACATCATTCAAGGATACTTGCTATATTGAGATTCTGCCAAATGTTCAGAAATCTAAACGAG TAATGTTTTTGAGCTTTTGGGCTGAGGTGCATTACAATTCGATTTATCCTGAAGGGG ATCCACCAACATCAGAAACCAAGAAGAAGAGAAGGTGGTGGCACTTTGGAAACAAGTACTAG